A single genomic interval of Terriglobus albidus harbors:
- a CDS encoding DNA-3-methyladenine glycosylase 2: MVVPDKAVAYKALQSHDARFDGQIYVGVKSTGIYCRPVCPARTPKFENCTFYGSAAAAQEAGYRPCLRCRPETAPQLAAWQGTSSTVSRALALIEEGALDGEAQTVETLAERLGVGERQLRRLFLQHLGASPIAVAQTRRVLFAKQLIHDTDLPMTEVAMASGFSSLRRFNEVFQNLFKRPPSALRRRSSVVATDAGTMLRLRYRPPYDWDAMLHFLEARAIPGVEVVANRVYHRVIELDGELGAIAVKHLPRRESLCVTIQFPSVKALPAIVHRVRRQFDLNVDIGTIDEHLSRDTQLAPFVARRPGLRAPGGWDGFELAIRAVLGQQVSVAAARRLAGKLVELHGRTLPSANGMHPDLTHAFPAAQHLAKASSLGLGMPAARLETLRSVTRAAAKSPEIFQSASSMEQAIASLKAIPGIGEWTAQYIALRALREVDAFPASDIGLLRGAKKVTGNVLTAKQLHSRAETWRPWRAYAAQHLWAADGDSE; the protein is encoded by the coding sequence ATGGTTGTCCCCGATAAGGCGGTTGCTTACAAGGCGCTACAGAGTCATGACGCACGGTTCGATGGTCAGATCTATGTGGGCGTCAAATCCACAGGAATCTATTGCCGGCCCGTCTGTCCGGCGCGTACGCCGAAGTTTGAGAACTGCACGTTTTATGGCTCGGCCGCTGCGGCGCAGGAGGCCGGCTACCGTCCGTGCCTGCGTTGCCGCCCTGAGACAGCGCCTCAGCTTGCGGCATGGCAGGGAACAAGCAGCACAGTCTCTCGCGCGCTGGCGCTGATCGAAGAAGGCGCGCTGGATGGTGAAGCGCAGACGGTTGAAACCCTGGCCGAGAGGCTTGGTGTAGGCGAGCGCCAGCTACGCCGGCTGTTTCTACAGCATCTCGGAGCGTCACCCATCGCCGTGGCGCAGACCCGTCGTGTGCTGTTCGCGAAGCAGTTGATTCACGATACAGATCTGCCGATGACGGAAGTGGCAATGGCCTCGGGTTTCAGCAGTTTGCGCCGATTCAATGAGGTCTTTCAGAATCTCTTTAAGCGCCCTCCCAGTGCGCTGCGGCGCAGGTCGAGTGTGGTGGCAACAGACGCCGGCACGATGCTTCGGCTGCGCTACCGGCCGCCTTACGATTGGGACGCGATGCTGCATTTTCTTGAAGCACGCGCGATCCCCGGGGTGGAGGTGGTTGCGAATCGTGTCTATCACCGCGTCATTGAGCTTGATGGAGAGCTGGGTGCGATTGCGGTGAAACATCTGCCGAGGCGCGAAAGCCTGTGTGTCACGATTCAATTTCCCAGCGTGAAGGCGCTGCCTGCGATTGTGCATCGGGTGCGTCGCCAGTTCGATCTGAATGTCGATATCGGCACAATCGATGAACATCTTTCCCGCGATACGCAGCTTGCACCATTTGTAGCCCGCAGGCCGGGGCTGCGTGCGCCGGGAGGATGGGATGGCTTTGAGCTCGCGATCCGGGCTGTGCTGGGGCAGCAGGTAAGTGTGGCCGCGGCGAGGCGTTTGGCAGGCAAGCTGGTTGAGCTGCATGGCAGGACCCTGCCGTCTGCCAACGGTATGCATCCCGATCTCACGCATGCCTTTCCTGCGGCGCAGCACCTCGCAAAGGCGTCGTCACTTGGCCTTGGCATGCCCGCAGCCAGGCTTGAGACCTTGCGATCGGTGACACGCGCGGCGGCGAAGTCTCCTGAGATCTTCCAGTCCGCCAGTTCGATGGAGCAGGCTATTGCGTCTTTGAAAGCTATTCCCGGAATCGGGGAATGGACGGCACAGTACATCGCGCTTCGAGCTCTGCGAGAGGTAGACGCTTTTCCTGCATCGGATATCGGTCTGCTGCGCGGAGCGAAGAAGGTGACAGGCAATGTGCTGACGGCGAAGCAGCTCCACAGCAGGGCCGAAACATGGAGACCCTGGCGAGCCTACGCAGCACAACATCTCTGGGCCGCCGATGGCGATTCGGAATAA